One window of Cervus canadensis isolate Bull #8, Minnesota chromosome 19, ASM1932006v1, whole genome shotgun sequence genomic DNA carries:
- the FAM114A1 gene encoding protein NOXP20 isoform X2, translating to MQPQIRAPQKAHPLLLPRGLGGKSVLTGGLDALEFIGKKTMNVLAESDPGFKRTKTLMERTVSLSQMLREAKEKEKQRLAQQLPAERTAHYGMLFDEYQGLSHLEALEILSNESESKVQSFLASLDGEKLEVLKNDLISIKDIFAAKVFENEENQEVQGIEAKEEEFASMLTELLFELHVAATPDKLNKAMKKAHDWVEDDQTVVSVDVAEESEDKAGKEEKEEKPENPEEDKKKEKTNKTVEEVYMLSIESLAEVTARCIEQLHKVAELILHGQEEEKSAQDQAKVLIKLTTAMCKEVASLSEKFTSSLTTVGSNQKAEVLNPMINSVLLEGCNSTAYIQDAFQLLLPVLQASHIQTSRSKAQP from the exons ATGCAGCCGCAGATCAGAGCCCCGCAGAAAGCCCACCCACTCCTCCTTCCTCGGGGTCTCGGG GGTAAAAGCGTCTTAACTGGTGGTCTTGATGCTTTGGAATTCATCGGCAAGAAAACCATGAATGTCCTTGCGGAAAGTGACCCAGGTTTTAAGCGGACCAAGACACTCATGGAGAGAACTGTTTCTTTATCTCAG ATGTTACGAGAGGCcaaagagaaggagaagcagaGGTTGGCACAGCAGCTCCCAGCCGAGAGGACCGCACACTACGGGATGCTATTCGATGAGTATCAAGGTTTGTCACACCTGGAAGCCCTGGAAATTCTgtccaatgaaagtgaaagcaag gttCAGTCATTTTTAGCATCACTTGATGGAGAGAAGCTGGAGGTCTTAAAAAATGACCTAATTTCCATTAAAGacatctttgcagccaaagtatTCGAGAATGAAGAGAATCAAGAAGTgcaag GCATAGAAGCAAAGGAAGAAGAGTTTGCTAGCATGCTTACAGAGCTTCTCTTTGAATTACATGTTGCAGCCACACCTGACAAACTCAATAAG GCCATGAAAAAAGCTCATGACTGGGTGGAAGACGATCAAACTGTGGTATCAGTAGATGTGGCTGAAGAGTCAGAAGACAAagctgggaaggaagaaaaggaagagaaacctgAAAATCCTGaagaagacaagaagaaagaaaagacaaataagaCAGTCGAG GAAGTTTACATGCTGTCCATTGAAAGCCTGGCAGAAGTAACAGCTCGCTGTATTGAGCAGCTTCATAAAGTAGCAGAATTAATTCTTCAtggacaagaagaagaaaaatcagctCAGGACCAAGCAAAAGTTCTGATAAA aTTAACTACTGCAATGTGCAAAGAAGTGGCCTCCTTATCAGAGAAGTTTACATCTTCTTTAACCACTGTTGGG AGCAACCAGAAGGCCGAGGTCCTTAACCCCATGATCAATAGTGTATTGTTAGAG GGCTGCAATAGCACCGCGTACATACAGGACGCCTTCCAGCTGCTGCTGCCTGTCCTGCAGGCTTCTCACATCCAGACCAGCCGTTCCAAAGCACAGCCGTGA